The window CCCTGGGCATGACGGATCCCATCCGCTTTTCTTCCCTGCTGTCTCCTCTCCTGTATCTTGTTTCCGGCATCGTGCGTCCTTTTGCGTGGCTGCTGGAGGCCGTATCCCGTGGATTCGTCGTTCGATTTGCCGGCCGCGAATCCACCCGCCGTTCCGTTCTGACGGAAGACGAATTCAAGCACCTGATCGATGCCGGCCGGCAGGAGGGAGCCCTGGAGGAGACTCAACGGGCTCTCATCCACGGGGTGTTCGAGATGGAGGATCGGCCGGTCTCGGAACTGATGGTACCCCGGGTGGACGTCTTCTGTCTTCCCACCTCCATGCACATCGAGGAGATGAAACGGGAGGTAATCCGGGCGCGGCACTCGCGGATCCCCATTTACGGACGGGACCGGGACGACATCCGGGGGCTGCTCCTGGCAGCCGATCTCCTGAAAATTCCCGAGGGGGTGGAGAAGGCCTTCTCCATCGAGAGCTATCTGCGGAAAGTTTATTTCGTGCCCGAGTTCAAGACGGCGGGAAGGCTGCTGAGGGAGTTTCAGGAGCGGCGCCTGCAGACCGCCGTTGTAGTGGATGAATACGGAGGCGTATCCGGGCTCATCACCCTGGAGGACATCCTGGAGCACCTCTTCCGGGACATCTATGACGAACACGGGATCCGGAAGAATCTCTGGGAAAAGGTCGGGGAGAATGTATGGGTCGTCTCGGGCCGGATGGAGACGGAGGACCTGAACGAGCTGCTCGGTCTGTCCCTGTCGCCCGAAGAATTCGAGACGACGGGCGGTTTTGTGCTGCATCTCTTCGGGAAGCTTCCCCAGCGCGGGGAGGCGGTTTCCTTCGGCGGCTACCGTTTCCTCGTCGTGAAGGTGGGGCCGGCCCGGATCCTCAGCATCTGGGTTACCCGGGAAACTCAGGATGGAGCGGAAGACCATGTCGTTTGAACAGGCACTCATTCTGGCGATCATCGCAGCCTGTGTGCTCCTGGAGGGATTGTTCTCCGGCGGCGAGATCGCGCTGGTGTCGTCGGACGTCCATCGGCTTCGTCAGCGGGCGCGAAGGGGTTCCCGGGCCGCCATGAAGGCATTGGAACTTCGCGAAAAACCGCACCTGTTCCTCTCGACGGCCCCCATCGGGACAAACCTCTGCGAGGTCACGGCGACGACCGGAGCGACCCTGCTTCTCATCTCACTGTTCGGCCGCTTTTACGGGGAATGGCTGGCCGTGGTGATCATGATCCCGCTGCTTCTGGTGTTTGGCGAGATCATCCCCAAGAGTGTCTGCCAGGCGCGGCCCGAGAAGGCGGCGGAACGCCTCTCCTGGTTCTTCAGCGGGACCTCCTGGATCCTGGCGCCTTTCGTCTTCCTTCTCTCCCGGATAACCCTGCGCATGGTTCTTTCCCTGACGGGGAAGAAGGACCTGACCTTTTCTCCGTACATCACCCGGGACGCCCTTGTTTCCCTGATCAGCAGCGGTCCCGAGGTAGAAACGGACATTCTCCGTTCCGAGAAGGACATGGTGCGGCGGGTATTCGATTTTTCCGAGACCACCGCCGGCGAGATCATGGTTCCCCTGTCGGCCGTGACGGCCCTCCCGGTGACAGCGGCCGTGGAGGACGCTGCCCGGCTTGTTACGGAACAGGGTTTTCTCCGGATTCCCGTTTACCGCGACCAAGTCATGAACATCATCGGGATTCTCGATACATTCGACCTGCTGGACTGCGTGCGGTTGGACCGGGGCCGCCAGGGGGAGCCTCCAGGAACCATAGACGCCTGCCTGAAAATGGATGTGTTTTATGTGCCGGATGCCATGCATGCGAAAGACCTGCTGCTGGAGATGAAAACCCGGGGGGAGCGGATGGCCGTCGTGGTGGATGAATATGGTGGTGCGGTCGGCGTCGTCACCCTGGAGGACATTCTGGAGGAGGTCGTGGGAGAGATCCACGATGAGTACGATGCGGGCGAGAAGCTGTACAAGCGTCTGGGACCGGGTCGGTATCTGTTCAATGCCCGGATCAGCATTGAGCGGATCCGGACCGTCCTGCCGGTCGAATTCCCGGAGGGCGATTACGAAACGCTGGGAGGATTTCTCCTTGCCCGGATGGGACGGATTCCGAAAAAGAGGGACACGTTCTCCATCGGTCCCGTGATGTTCACGGTTGAAGAAGCCGGAGAACGGGCCGTGAGGGAAGTCGCGGCCCAGTTTGCACCGGAGTTGGACCGGATAACCAGCGATTAAGGAGGCGGTCCGTAATGACCGGAGAAGAAGCGATCAAGCGCGCAAGAGAAGAAAAGGAGCTGCTTTGCCTCGTCCTGGCGGCGGGGAAGGGAACCCGAATGAAATCGGATCTGGCCAAGGTGCTTCATGCCCTCTGCGGCCGGCCGCTCCTGTCCTATGTGGTTGACGCGGCGAGGCGGGTTGGCGCGGTGAGGACGGTGATCGTCGTCGGCCACCAGGCGGACCTCGTCCGGGAGAGCGTACAGGGGGAGGACCTGTCTTTCGTGGAGCAGAGGGAGCAGCTCGGGACGGGCCACGCCGTCCGGATCGCCAGGGAACACTTCCGTGAATGGACAGGGCCGATCCTGATCCTCTGCGGCGACGTCCCCCTGCTGACGGCGGGGACCCTGGAGGCGCTTCTCCTGGATCACCGGGAGAGCGGCGCCGCGGTGACAGTCCTGACGACCGTCCTGGATGAACCCGGCAGTTACGGGCGGGTGATCAAGGGGGAGGACGGCGAGGTCCTACGCATCGTGGAGGCCCGGGATGCCAGCGAAGAGGAAAAGCGGGTCCGGGAAATCAATGCGGGGATTTACTGCGCCGGGGGAGGTTTCCTGGCGGAGGCGGTCGGGGAAATCCGGAATGAAAACGCCCAGAAGGAGTATTATCTGACGGATATCGTGGAAATCGCCCGTAACCGGGGGCTCAAGGTCCGATCGCTTGTGGCGGCCTTTCCGCCGGAGGTGATGGGCATCAATACGCCGGAGGACCTCGGGGAAGCGGAACGGCTCGTCCGGTCCGGTTTTCTCGGCCCCTGCACCTCATGAACGCGACGGGTCCCCTGAAGATCGGATCCCTGGCCGTGGGCAGCCGGGAATGGATGGCCCCGATGGCCGGGGTCACAAACCTGCCCTTCCGGCTGATCGCCCGGTCCTGCGGCTGCGGGATGGCCTTCACGGAGATGGTGAGCGCCAACGGCCTGATCCGGGCAACCCGGAAGACGCTGCATTATCTCGACATGGCGCCGAAGGATCGGCCCCTGGGGGTTCAGATCTTCGGTTCGGACCCGCAGGTCATGGCCTGGGCGACTCGGATTGTTACCGATGCCGGTGCGGACATGGTGGACGTCAACATGGGCTGTCCCGTGAAGAAGGTCGTCAAGACCGGATCCGGAGCGGCCCTGATGAAGGACCCGGCCCGAGCGGAGGCCATCCTCAGGGAGGTGAGAAAAGCGACGCCGCTGCCCCTGACGGTGAAGATCCGGGCCGGCTGGAACAGTCAGTCCATTAATGCGGTGGAAATCGCCGAAATAGCGGAGCGTTGCGGCGTCGATGGCATCACGGTCCATCCCCGTACGGCTGTTCAGGGATACGGCGGTTCCGCCGACTGGACGCTGATTGCCAGGGTCAGGGAAGCGGTGGCGGTTCCCGTGATCGGCAATGGGGATGTCCGGCATCCCGCCGACGCCCTGAACATGATGCGCCGGACGGGGTGCGACGCCGTCATGATCGGCCGGGCCTGCCTCGGAAATCCCTGGATATTCGATAGAATCAACGTTTTACGGACGGAAGGACGGTGTCCCGACCCTCCGGAGCCGGAGGAAAAGATGCGGGTCATCATCCGCCACCTGGACCTCGAAATCTCGGCCATGGGGGAGCAGGCCGGGATCCGTTCCTTCCGGAAGCATGCGCTCTGGTACACCAAAGGGGACCGGGGGGGAGCGCAGATCCGGAACGTCGCCGGCCGGCTCTCGGAAAAACGCGAACTACTGGAGCTTCTCCGGTCGTTCTACGGCCTGGAAAGGGAAAGTCCGCCTTGACATTTCAGGGGTTTGTTGACATACTCGCCGCCAAAATCGACCACGTCATCCATTCGTGAAAACCGATGGATGATGAGGAATAGGGGGGACCGGTGGAACTGACCAGTTTCGAGGAACTGGACAAGAAGATCCGGATTGTTATCAGCGATTATGCGCTGTTAAAAAAGCAATACGGGGAACTGGAGGAACTGCTCAAAAAAAAGTCGCTGGACTTGGAGGAAGCACAGAACCATATCAGGGGGCTCACGGAAGAGAGGGATTTCATACGCACGAAGGTGGATTCGCTTCTTGAACTGCTCCGGGACATTCCGGCCCGCCAGTAGTCACTCAAGGGGCAGGATTTGAAAAACCGATTTCAAATCAAGATACTGGGTCAAGAATTTTCAGTTACCAGCGATGATGGGGAGGATCATGTCACGCATGTGGTCGCATTGGTAAACGACCGGATCGGCCAAATCGGCAACCGGTCGCCCAAAATGCCGGCCCTCCACATCGCCATCCTGGCCGCGCTGAATATTGCCGACGAATACGTGAAACTGGAAGAAAGCAGTAAGGATTTATCGATAAGGCTGAAGGAGCGGTCGGAAAAACTGATTTCACTGATCGACGAGGTTGCTTAGAAGCAAGAAACGGATATCCCCTTTTTCGTGCTGAGACAGCGGACGGCGAGCCGGTCCGTCTTTCATTCCCGGGTTTCCTGACCCCGGGCATGCACCCTTTGGTTCCTGCCTCTTTTTCGGGGAGGGATGGCGTTCATCCCGGCTGTCCCCGGGGATGGCGCCTTCCCCAAGCCCGGAATTTTCTCCAGATTCCCATTCCATTTTTGTTTTCTGCGTTGCCCCCGGCGGGGAGGACCCTCGTCTTCATCGCCGGAGTATCCATATACAGGAGGTGAAGTTGTCGTGAACGGCATGACCATATTCATCATCATTGCATCGATTGTTCTGGGAGGAGTAGTCGGCTTTGCGGTGACCTCTGCCCTCTCCAGGAAGCGGTTGAGAGCGTCCGAGAGTCTTGCCACGCGAATCGTGGAAGAGGCAAAGAAAGAGGCGGATACCATAAAGAAGGAAGGGATCCTGCAAGCCCGGGAAACCCTTGTCAAGTCAAAGGCCGAGTCCGAACGGGAGGGAAAGGAGCGCAGGCAGGAACTGGACGCCATCGAGCGGAAGATCCGCGCCAAGGAGGATCACGTCGACAAGCGTTCCGATGCGCTGGCCCAGAAAGAGGGCCAAATAGAAAATCGAGAAAAATCACTGGTGACGAAAGAGAACCAGATCCAGGAGAGAGTGGACAAACTGGACCGGATGATCGAGGAAGAGCGGCAGAAACTCGAGCGGATCGCCGGGATTTCGTCGGATGAGGCGAAGGAACAACTTGTCCAGGCCATGGAATCGGAGGCCAAGCGTGATGCGGCGCTCCTGATCCGGAAAGTGGAGGAAGAAGCGCGGCGGAATGCCGAGAAAGCCTCCCGGGAGATCATGACGTACGCCATGCAGCGCTATGCAAGCGATTTCGTTGCTGAGAGCACGGTTTCGGTAGTCAATCTCCCCAATGATGAAATGAAGGGTCGCATCATCGGCCGGGAGGGGCGGAATATCCGGGCCATCGAGGCCGCCACCGGGATCGACTTGATTGTCGACGACACCCCGGAGGCGGTCGTTCTTTCGAGTTTCGACCCGATCCGTCGCGAAGTGGCCCGTATCTCCCTGGAACGTCTGATCACTGACGGCCGGATCCATCCGGGGCGGATCGAAGAGATTGTAAAGAAAGCGACACAGGAGGTAGACAAGGTCGTACAGGAAACGGGAGAGCGCGTTTCCTTCGATGTGGGAGTTCACGACCTGCATCCCGAGATCATCACCCTCCTGGGGAGCCTGAAGTACCGCACCAGTTTCTCGCAGAACGTCCTGCAGCACTCCGTCGAAGTGGCTTACCTGACGGGCATCATGGCCTCGGAGCTGAAAATGAATGTCAAGGAGGCCAAACGGGCGGGGCTCCTTCATGACATAGGGAAAGCCATCGACCACAAGATTGAGGGTACCCATGCCGCCATCGGAGCCGATTACGCCCGGAGGTTCGGCGAATCGGCGAGCATTGTCCAGGCCATTGCCACGCATCACGACGACAGCCGGACGACAACCCTTCTGGGAGCCCTGGTGCAGGTGGCGGACTCCCTGTCGGCGGCCCGGCCCGGCGCCCGGCGGGAGATGCTGGAGACCTACGTCAAGCGCCTGGAGGAGTTGGAGGGCATTGCCAATTCCTTCAGCGGCGTGGACCGGTGCTTTGCCATCCAGGCGGGCCGTGAGATCCGCATCCTGGTTGAGAACGACAAGATCTCCGATAATGACGCTGTGATGCTTTGCCGGGACATCATCAAGAAAATCGAGAAGGATCTGACCTATCCGGGGCAGATCAAGGTGACGGTCATCCGGGAGACCCGGGTCTCGGATTACGCAAGGTAAAAGAGGGCCATGAAAATCCTGTTTATCGGGGATATCGTCGGCAAGCCGGGTCGCCGGGCAGTCCGGGATCTTCTCCCGGCGCTCCTGGCCGAACGGTCGGTGGATTTCGTTATCGCCAACTGCGAAAACGCTGCCGCCGGTTTCGGTGTTACGCGGGAGGTCGTGGAAGAACTGTACGGCTGCCGGATCGATGTCCTCACCTCCGGGAACCATGTCTGGGACAAGCGGGAAGTGGAAGAGTTCATCGATGATTATGAGACCCTCCTTCGTCCGGCCAATTATCCCGAAGGGGTTCCCGGTCGCGGATCCGTTGTCATGCCCGTCTCCGGAGGGATATACGTCGGCGTCCTGAACCTCGTGGGCAGGGTTTTCATGCCTGCCGTTGATTGTCCATTCCGTACGGCGGAACGGGAGATCGAGAAAATTAAGCACAAAACGCCGATCGTCATTGTGGATTTCCATGCCGAGGCCACGTCGGAGAAACAGGCCCTGAGCTGGTTCCTCGACGGCAGGGTCACGGCGGTGATCGGAACGCATACTCACGTACAGACGGCGGACGAGACAATCCGGCCAGGCGGTGCTGCCTACCTTACCGATGCCGGAATGACCGGGCCTTTCGATTCCGTCATCGGCACCCGGAAGGAGGCCATCCTGGAGCGATTTCTCCGGCAGCTTCCGAACCGGTTCGACGTGGCCAGGGGGGATGTCCGGCTGCAGGGGGTGCTCATAGAGGCCGACGAGTCGAGCGGTCGGGCCCTGAAGATAGAGAGGATCAGCCTTCCCCTGGATGGCTGAGACGGTCGGGAGTCAGAGATTATGAAGAACGTGTATGACGTTTTCCTGGAGCGGGGCTTCCTGGAGCAGGTGACGGACGAAGGACAGGTGCGGGAACTCCTGGGGAGCGGTCCCGTCACGGGCTATATCGGATTTGATCCTACGGCGACGAGCCTTCACGTGGGAAGCCTCGTGCCCATTATGGCCCTGGTGCATCTGCAGCGACACGGTCACCGGCCCATTGCCCTGGTAGGTGGAGGAACGGGCCTGATCGGGGATCCCAGCGGCAAGACGGAGATGCGCAAGGTCCTCACGCGGAAGGAGATCGATTTCAACGCCGGCTGCCTGCGGGCTCAACTGTCCCGTTACCTCGATTTTGGAGAAGGGAAGGCCCTCCTGGTCAACAATGCGGACTGGCTGACGGAGCTGAACTATATCGAGTTCCTCCGTGACATCGGCCGTCATTTCAGCGTCAACAAGATGCTGGCCGCGGAAAGCTACCGGCTCCGTCTGGAGAAGGGGCTGAACTTTATAGAATTTAACTATATGCTCCTCCAGGCCTACGATTTCCTGTATCTTTTCCAGCATTACGGCTGCGAAATGCAATTCGGGGGCAACGACCAGTGGGGAAACATGCTGGCCGGCGTGGATTTGATCCGTCGCGTGGATAGCCGTCAGGCCCAAAGCCTCACGTTTCCGCTGCTGACGACGGCGCATGGGCACAAGATGGGAAAGACGGAGAAGGGAACCGTGTGGCTGGATGGTGCCCTGACGTCTCCCTACGAGTATTTTCAGTACTGGATGAACGCGGACGATGCCGATGTAGCGCGCTTTCTCGCGCTCTTTACGTTCCTGCCCATGGAGGAGGTTCGGCAAGCCGAGACTCTGACAGACGCACAACTCAATATGGCAAAGGCTGTGCTGGCTTTTGAGGCCACGAAGATCACACATGGTTCGGAAGAGGCGGTTGCGGCCTGGAGCTCTTCCGCCGCGGCATTCCGGCTCAAGCCGGTGGACGCGGTACTCTTCCCGTCCAGCGGGATCCCACGGACGGCGCCGGCGGAGGATCTGGCGGCCATTCCGACGATCGTAATGGACCATACAGCTCTGGAAGCCGGTATCAGCGCCTTCGACCTCTTTCACGACGCAGGACTATGCGCCTCCAAGGGTGAGGCCAAGCGCATCCTGTCCCAGGGAGGCGGATATGTAAACGACCGGCCTGTTCGCTCCCCCGACGAAAAGATCGGGCTCGGCGATGCCAACGAACGAGGCGAAATCAGGCTGAGAAGAGGGAAGAAGAGTTACGCGATCATACGAATTCTTTCTGCCTAGACAACTTTTCTCTTGACTCTGCAGGAGGGAGGGCGTATTATCCCGTTCCTGTTCGCGGGAAAGGTTGTTGAAGGACTTCCGGGTTTTTTCAAGCGTCCACTGA of the Syntrophaceae bacterium genome contains:
- a CDS encoding tyrosine--tRNA ligase — protein: MKNVYDVFLERGFLEQVTDEGQVRELLGSGPVTGYIGFDPTATSLHVGSLVPIMALVHLQRHGHRPIALVGGGTGLIGDPSGKTEMRKVLTRKEIDFNAGCLRAQLSRYLDFGEGKALLVNNADWLTELNYIEFLRDIGRHFSVNKMLAAESYRLRLEKGLNFIEFNYMLLQAYDFLYLFQHYGCEMQFGGNDQWGNMLAGVDLIRRVDSRQAQSLTFPLLTTAHGHKMGKTEKGTVWLDGALTSPYEYFQYWMNADDADVARFLALFTFLPMEEVRQAETLTDAQLNMAKAVLAFEATKITHGSEEAVAAWSSSAAAFRLKPVDAVLFPSSGIPRTAPAEDLAAIPTIVMDHTALEAGISAFDLFHDAGLCASKGEAKRILSQGGGYVNDRPVRSPDEKIGLGDANERGEIRLRRGKKSYAIIRILSA
- a CDS encoding cell division protein ZapA; protein product: MKNRFQIKILGQEFSVTSDDGEDHVTHVVALVNDRIGQIGNRSPKMPALHIAILAALNIADEYVKLEESSKDLSIRLKERSEKLISLIDEVA
- the dusB gene encoding tRNA dihydrouridine synthase DusB; amino-acid sequence: MNATGPLKIGSLAVGSREWMAPMAGVTNLPFRLIARSCGCGMAFTEMVSANGLIRATRKTLHYLDMAPKDRPLGVQIFGSDPQVMAWATRIVTDAGADMVDVNMGCPVKKVVKTGSGAALMKDPARAEAILREVRKATPLPLTVKIRAGWNSQSINAVEIAEIAERCGVDGITVHPRTAVQGYGGSADWTLIARVREAVAVPVIGNGDVRHPADALNMMRRTGCDAVMIGRACLGNPWIFDRINVLRTEGRCPDPPEPEEKMRVIIRHLDLEISAMGEQAGIRSFRKHALWYTKGDRGGAQIRNVAGRLSEKRELLELLRSFYGLERESPP
- a CDS encoding HlyC/CorC family transporter, encoding MERKTMSFEQALILAIIAACVLLEGLFSGGEIALVSSDVHRLRQRARRGSRAAMKALELREKPHLFLSTAPIGTNLCEVTATTGATLLLISLFGRFYGEWLAVVIMIPLLLVFGEIIPKSVCQARPEKAAERLSWFFSGTSWILAPFVFLLSRITLRMVLSLTGKKDLTFSPYITRDALVSLISSGPEVETDILRSEKDMVRRVFDFSETTAGEIMVPLSAVTALPVTAAVEDAARLVTEQGFLRIPVYRDQVMNIIGILDTFDLLDCVRLDRGRQGEPPGTIDACLKMDVFYVPDAMHAKDLLLEMKTRGERMAVVVDEYGGAVGVVTLEDILEEVVGEIHDEYDAGEKLYKRLGPGRYLFNARISIERIRTVLPVEFPEGDYETLGGFLLARMGRIPKKRDTFSIGPVMFTVEEAGERAVREVAAQFAPELDRITSD
- a CDS encoding TIGR00282 family metallophosphoesterase, which gives rise to MKILFIGDIVGKPGRRAVRDLLPALLAERSVDFVIANCENAAAGFGVTREVVEELYGCRIDVLTSGNHVWDKREVEEFIDDYETLLRPANYPEGVPGRGSVVMPVSGGIYVGVLNLVGRVFMPAVDCPFRTAEREIEKIKHKTPIVIVDFHAEATSEKQALSWFLDGRVTAVIGTHTHVQTADETIRPGGAAYLTDAGMTGPFDSVIGTRKEAILERFLRQLPNRFDVARGDVRLQGVLIEADESSGRALKIERISLPLDG
- a CDS encoding HlyC/CorC family transporter, coding for MENLIVFKLGLIAFLFLLSGIFSCSEAALFSLTPLHLHKMAQERTPFLRSVQGLLGDRRRLLVTIIFSNESVNIAVSVLAASIFVSLLGVEKGWLSIAVTTPLLLIFCEAVPKTLGMTDPIRFSSLLSPLLYLVSGIVRPFAWLLEAVSRGFVVRFAGRESTRRSVLTEDEFKHLIDAGRQEGALEETQRALIHGVFEMEDRPVSELMVPRVDVFCLPTSMHIEEMKREVIRARHSRIPIYGRDRDDIRGLLLAADLLKIPEGVEKAFSIESYLRKVYFVPEFKTAGRLLREFQERRLQTAVVVDEYGGVSGLITLEDILEHLFRDIYDEHGIRKNLWEKVGENVWVVSGRMETEDLNELLGLSLSPEEFETTGGFVLHLFGKLPQRGEAVSFGGYRFLVVKVGPARILSIWVTRETQDGAEDHVV
- the rny gene encoding ribonuclease Y, with protein sequence MTIFIIIASIVLGGVVGFAVTSALSRKRLRASESLATRIVEEAKKEADTIKKEGILQARETLVKSKAESEREGKERRQELDAIERKIRAKEDHVDKRSDALAQKEGQIENREKSLVTKENQIQERVDKLDRMIEEERQKLERIAGISSDEAKEQLVQAMESEAKRDAALLIRKVEEEARRNAEKASREIMTYAMQRYASDFVAESTVSVVNLPNDEMKGRIIGREGRNIRAIEAATGIDLIVDDTPEAVVLSSFDPIRREVARISLERLITDGRIHPGRIEEIVKKATQEVDKVVQETGERVSFDVGVHDLHPEIITLLGSLKYRTSFSQNVLQHSVEVAYLTGIMASELKMNVKEAKRAGLLHDIGKAIDHKIEGTHAAIGADYARRFGESASIVQAIATHHDDSRTTTLLGALVQVADSLSAARPGARREMLETYVKRLEELEGIANSFSGVDRCFAIQAGREIRILVENDKISDNDAVMLCRDIIKKIEKDLTYPGQIKVTVIRETRVSDYAR
- a CDS encoding NTP transferase domain-containing protein, which gives rise to MTGEEAIKRAREEKELLCLVLAAGKGTRMKSDLAKVLHALCGRPLLSYVVDAARRVGAVRTVIVVGHQADLVRESVQGEDLSFVEQREQLGTGHAVRIAREHFREWTGPILILCGDVPLLTAGTLEALLLDHRESGAAVTVLTTVLDEPGSYGRVIKGEDGEVLRIVEARDASEEEKRVREINAGIYCAGGGFLAEAVGEIRNENAQKEYYLTDIVEIARNRGLKVRSLVAAFPPEVMGINTPEDLGEAERLVRSGFLGPCTS